The following proteins are encoded in a genomic region of Thiomicrospira sp. R3:
- a CDS encoding aspartate-semialdehyde dehydrogenase, producing the protein MIKKYDIAVVGATGAVGETIMKVLEERNFPVGKIYPLASSRSAGKKIEFNGEWVAVQDLETFDFSQVQIGLFSPGASVSAIYAPKAAAAGCVVVDNTSQFRYDDDVPLVVPEVNPEAIAGYKARGIIASPNCSTIQMLVALKPIYDAVGIERINVATYQAVSGTGKEAIEELAKQTASILNLKPVECEVYPKQIAFNCIPQIDVFMENGYTKEEMKMVWETKKILGDDLIKVNPTAVRVPVFFGHSEAVHIETKQKITAQQARDLFEKAPGLVVIDEHKEGGYPTAVSDAADTNPVYIGRIREDISCEKGLNIWVVADNVRKGAATNTVQIAEVLIEKYL; encoded by the coding sequence ATGATTAAAAAATATGATATAGCTGTTGTAGGCGCAACGGGTGCTGTTGGCGAAACCATTATGAAGGTTCTTGAGGAGCGTAATTTTCCTGTCGGTAAAATTTATCCGCTAGCCAGTAGCCGCTCTGCCGGTAAGAAAATTGAATTTAATGGGGAGTGGGTTGCTGTACAAGATTTAGAAACCTTTGACTTCTCACAAGTGCAAATTGGTTTATTCTCACCTGGCGCAAGTGTATCTGCAATTTATGCCCCAAAAGCAGCGGCTGCAGGTTGTGTTGTTGTCGATAACACCTCACAGTTTCGTTATGATGATGATGTTCCTCTGGTTGTACCTGAGGTTAACCCTGAAGCCATTGCTGGCTATAAGGCACGTGGAATTATCGCTAGTCCGAATTGCTCAACAATACAAATGCTTGTAGCGCTAAAGCCTATTTATGATGCGGTAGGTATTGAGCGCATCAATGTCGCTACTTATCAAGCCGTGTCTGGAACAGGAAAAGAAGCGATTGAGGAGTTAGCAAAACAGACAGCAAGCATTCTGAACTTAAAACCTGTCGAGTGTGAGGTTTATCCTAAACAGATTGCGTTTAACTGTATTCCACAAATAGATGTATTTATGGAAAATGGTTATACCAAAGAAGAAATGAAAATGGTTTGGGAGACCAAGAAAATATTGGGTGATGATCTAATTAAAGTAAATCCAACAGCGGTACGTGTCCCCGTGTTTTTTGGACATAGTGAAGCGGTTCATATCGAAACAAAACAAAAAATAACAGCACAGCAAGCACGTGATTTGTTTGAAAAAGCACCAGGCCTGGTTGTTATTGATGAGCATAAAGAGGGCGGATACCCAACGGCAGTGAGTGATGCAGCAGATACAAACCCTGTTTATATCGGGCGAATCCGCGAGGATATTTCGTGTGAAAAAGGACTTAATATTTGGGTTGTTGCTGATAATGTAAGAAAAGGTGCAGCGACCAATACGGTTCAAATTGCTGAGGTATTGATTGAGAAGTATCTTTAA
- a CDS encoding M23 family metallopeptidase: protein MASRQHFTITITDVHGSRHYSFGNIFKKYFGVMLLGLAGFVLIASFSIWWLSKEVVDIEQSRQAAESSFLRTLETRQQDYARLMDEYATLSTELERKVQQLTFLDQTLQGLEELMGVEREPEDAIEDRVKLVQLTTLEKQIMLERIPNGLPVGHFQGVSSGFGWRTHPVRGTREFHNGIDYRGKQGDPVIATADGVVEYSGYHQASGYGNLVILSHDFGFKTFYGHLHNLNVKAGEFVKKGDLLGGIGTTGVSTGPHLHYEVIFVQRKLNPAPFVRWAVDDYDSIFDKVEGVPWGSLSQVIRNQVEKVEKQLSLKIAP, encoded by the coding sequence ATGGCCTCAAGGCAACATTTCACGATTACGATTACTGACGTGCATGGTTCACGCCACTATTCGTTTGGGAATATATTTAAGAAATATTTTGGTGTCATGTTGTTAGGGCTGGCGGGTTTTGTTTTGATCGCTTCTTTTAGTATTTGGTGGTTAAGCAAAGAAGTGGTGGATATAGAGCAGAGCAGGCAAGCAGCAGAAAGTTCATTTTTAAGGACGTTAGAAACCCGGCAACAAGACTACGCAAGGCTTATGGATGAGTATGCAACACTTTCGACTGAGCTGGAGCGCAAAGTTCAGCAGCTTACATTCTTGGATCAAACCTTACAGGGTTTAGAAGAGTTGATGGGTGTTGAGCGTGAGCCTGAAGATGCTATAGAAGATCGTGTTAAGCTCGTTCAACTCACTACGCTAGAAAAACAAATAATGCTAGAGCGAATCCCCAATGGCCTTCCAGTAGGTCACTTTCAAGGTGTGTCGAGCGGGTTTGGTTGGCGAACCCATCCTGTGAGGGGTACTAGAGAGTTTCATAATGGAATAGATTACCGTGGAAAGCAGGGTGATCCGGTTATAGCAACGGCAGATGGTGTTGTTGAATATTCAGGTTATCACCAGGCGAGCGGCTATGGGAATCTGGTCATCCTCAGTCATGACTTTGGTTTTAAAACCTTCTATGGTCATTTACATAATTTAAACGTAAAGGCGGGTGAGTTTGTAAAAAAAGGTGATTTGCTGGGTGGTATAGGAACCACAGGCGTATCAACAGGTCCTCACCTTCACTATGAAGTGATTTTTGTGCAGCGCAAGCTTAACCCGGCTCCTTTTGTCAGATGGGCGGTTGATGATTACGATAGTATTTTCGATAAAGTTGAGGGGGTACCATGGGGTTCTTTAAGTCAGGTGATCAGAAATCAGGTCGAAAAAGTGGAAAAACAATTATCGCTCAAGATTGCACCATAA
- the leuB gene encoding 3-isopropylmalate dehydrogenase — MAKNVLLLPGDGIGPEIVAEAVKVLEALKANHGLDIEMTEGLVGGAGYDAVGHPLPEPTLQAAKEADAILLGAVGGYKWESLDISVRPEKGLLGLRSNLQLFANLRPAFLYPQLAEASTLKADVVSGLDILIVRELTGGIYFGQPRGIRTLDNGERQGYNTYVYAESEIKRIGHVAFQAAMKRNKKVCSVDKANVLEVTELWREVMTELSKDYPEVELSHMYVDNAAMQLVRNPKQFDVVVTGNMFGDILSDEASMLTGSIGMLPSASLDANNKGMYEPSHGSAPDIAGQNLANPLATILSAAMMLRYSLGREDLAIKIEKAVSHVLDQGLRTGDIYSQGMKKASTSEMGQAVVDALAGV, encoded by the coding sequence ATGGCAAAAAATGTATTGTTGTTACCGGGTGATGGCATTGGTCCAGAGATTGTTGCAGAAGCAGTTAAGGTTCTGGAAGCGCTAAAAGCGAATCATGGTCTTGATATTGAGATGACGGAAGGGCTAGTTGGTGGCGCCGGTTATGATGCTGTGGGTCACCCGTTACCCGAACCAACCTTGCAGGCAGCGAAAGAGGCTGATGCAATTTTATTAGGTGCCGTAGGGGGTTATAAGTGGGAATCATTAGATATTTCAGTGCGTCCTGAAAAGGGATTGCTTGGTTTGCGTTCGAACTTGCAGCTGTTTGCAAACTTGCGCCCAGCCTTTTTGTACCCTCAGCTGGCTGAAGCATCAACCCTAAAAGCAGACGTAGTTTCAGGCCTGGATATTCTTATTGTTCGCGAGTTGACGGGTGGGATTTATTTTGGCCAGCCACGAGGTATTCGTACCTTAGACAATGGTGAGCGTCAGGGTTATAACACCTATGTTTATGCTGAGTCAGAAATTAAACGCATTGGTCATGTTGCGTTTCAAGCTGCTATGAAGCGTAATAAAAAAGTCTGTTCAGTGGATAAGGCTAACGTACTTGAAGTGACAGAGTTGTGGCGAGAAGTGATGACGGAATTGTCAAAAGACTATCCTGAGGTTGAGCTGAGTCACATGTATGTTGACAATGCGGCCATGCAATTAGTTAGAAATCCAAAGCAGTTCGATGTTGTAGTGACGGGAAATATGTTTGGTGATATTTTGTCTGATGAGGCATCAATGTTAACCGGGTCAATAGGTATGCTGCCCTCAGCATCATTGGATGCAAACAATAAAGGTATGTATGAACCGAGTCACGGCTCAGCCCCAGATATAGCAGGGCAAAACCTAGCGAATCCTTTAGCAACAATCCTTTCAGCTGCGATGATGTTGCGTTATAGCTTAGGCCGGGAAGATTTGGCTATTAAAATTGAAAAAGCAGTGAGTCATGTATTGGATCAGGGGCTTAGAACCGGTGATATTTATTCTCAAGGAATGAAAAAAGCCTCAACCTCTGAAATGGGTCAAGCTGTTGTTGATGCATTAGCTGGCGTTTAA
- a CDS encoding polymer-forming cytoskeletal protein yields MGFFKSGDQKSGRKSGKTIIAQDCTINGEINLESSLHIDGKLEGHLQSTSDVSIGKMGRVSGLTCAKTIFLSGHLEGKVHCNSLEILEGGCFIGDLVTGALTIESGGRFIGQSMDQGETPGLEPMTKVEQLELKTDRNK; encoded by the coding sequence ATGGGGTTCTTTAAGTCAGGTGATCAGAAATCAGGTCGAAAAAGTGGAAAAACAATTATCGCTCAAGATTGCACCATAAACGGTGAAATTAATCTTGAAAGCTCGTTACACATTGATGGTAAGTTAGAAGGGCATTTGCAGTCAACGAGTGATGTTTCAATAGGTAAGATGGGGCGTGTTAGCGGATTGACTTGTGCGAAAACTATTTTTTTAAGTGGGCATTTAGAGGGCAAGGTCCACTGTAACTCACTTGAAATATTAGAGGGTGGATGTTTTATAGGGGATTTGGTTACGGGGGCTTTAACTATAGAGTCAGGAGGACGGTTTATTGGTCAATCGATGGATCAAGGAGAGACACCTGGTTTGGAGCCGATGACTAAAGTCGAGCAACTTGAATTGAAAACAGACAGAAATAAATAG
- the leuC gene encoding 3-isopropylmalate dehydratase large subunit has product MAGKTLYDKLWDDHVVRQEEDGTALIYIDRQLLHEVTSPQAFEGLRLAARKPWRIDANLATPDHNVPTTSLVGGVEGIEDPISRIQVQTLNSNTREFGITEYGMGDPRQGIVHVVGPESGATLPGTTVVCGDSHTSTHGALGALAHGIGTSEVEHVLATQCLIQKKMKNMLVRVDGYLQPGVGPKDVVLAIIGKIGTAGGTGCAIEFGGQVMRDMSIEGRMTVCNMAIEAGARAGLVAVDSKTIEYVKGRTFAPKQDYWQAAVDYWSTLTSDEDAIFDKVVELDGSCIQPQVTWGTSPEMVVDINGRVPDPSHEADPVKSSGIQRALDYMGLQANMPIKDIKIDYVFIGSCTNSRIEDLRAAAEVLKGRKVAANVEQALAVPGSGLVKQQAEAEGLDKIFIQAGFEWRNPGCSMCLAMNADRLPAKKHCASTSNRNFEGRQGAGGRTHLVSPQMAAAAAVAGHFTDVRELMGVAV; this is encoded by the coding sequence ATGGCAGGCAAGACACTTTACGATAAGTTATGGGATGATCATGTGGTGCGTCAAGAAGAAGACGGCACGGCTTTAATTTATATTGATCGTCAGCTTTTACATGAAGTTACCTCTCCCCAAGCTTTTGAAGGCTTGCGGCTGGCAGCAAGAAAGCCTTGGCGTATAGATGCTAATCTTGCGACCCCTGATCATAATGTGCCTACTACCAGTCTTGTTGGTGGTGTTGAAGGTATTGAAGATCCAATATCACGCATTCAAGTACAAACGCTCAATAGCAATACCCGTGAGTTTGGGATTACAGAGTATGGCATGGGTGACCCACGTCAGGGTATTGTTCATGTCGTTGGCCCGGAATCCGGTGCTACTTTGCCGGGTACGACGGTCGTATGTGGTGATTCACATACTTCAACTCATGGCGCACTGGGTGCATTGGCACACGGCATAGGTACATCTGAGGTAGAGCATGTACTTGCAACCCAGTGTTTGATTCAGAAAAAAATGAAAAACATGCTTGTTCGTGTCGATGGATATCTTCAGCCGGGTGTTGGCCCAAAAGATGTTGTACTGGCCATTATTGGCAAAATTGGTACAGCGGGTGGAACAGGTTGTGCCATTGAGTTTGGTGGACAGGTGATGCGTGATATGTCAATAGAAGGCCGGATGACTGTTTGTAACATGGCGATTGAGGCGGGGGCAAGAGCAGGCCTGGTTGCCGTTGATAGCAAAACTATCGAGTACGTCAAGGGCCGAACATTTGCACCTAAGCAAGACTATTGGCAAGCAGCTGTTGACTACTGGTCAACCTTAACGTCTGATGAAGATGCCATTTTTGACAAGGTTGTAGAGCTTGATGGTTCCTGTATCCAGCCTCAAGTCACCTGGGGTACGTCACCTGAAATGGTGGTGGATATTAATGGTCGTGTGCCCGATCCAAGTCATGAAGCCGATCCGGTTAAGTCTTCGGGTATCCAGCGTGCGCTAGATTATATGGGTTTGCAAGCTAATATGCCGATTAAGGACATTAAAATCGATTACGTTTTTATTGGGTCCTGTACTAATTCTCGAATTGAAGATTTGCGTGCAGCCGCTGAGGTTTTAAAGGGGCGGAAGGTTGCGGCTAATGTTGAGCAAGCGCTAGCTGTTCCAGGTTCGGGTTTGGTTAAGCAGCAAGCGGAAGCTGAGGGGTTGGATAAAATATTTATACAGGCTGGTTTTGAATGGAGAAACCCAGGTTGTTCAATGTGTTTGGCGATGAATGCAGATCGGTTGCCTGCGAAAAAACATTGTGCCTCTACCTCTAACCGTAATTTCGAAGGACGCCAAGGTGCAGGAGGTCGCACCCATCTTGTCAGCCCACAGATGGCCGCTGCCGCCGCGGTAGCAGGTCATTTTACCGATGTGCGTGAGTTAATGGGGGTGGCGGTATGA
- the truA gene encoding tRNA pseudouridine(38-40) synthase TruA has protein sequence MTKLALGVEYLGQAYCGWQKQHHCSSVQAQIEKALGFIANQPVEVFCAGRTDTGVNAVGQVVHFESSVERPINAWLEGTNTRLPDDVRISWVTTVDKHFHARFSAVARQYRYVIFNRPTPCAILTGRVTWERHPLDVNKMHQAAQLLLGEQDFSSFRASECQASHPRREVQMVRVTRRGDFVFIDIKANAFLHHMVRNIAGTLVQIGRGQADPSWVETLLALKDRTQATVTAAASGLYFVNAFYPSEFGLPITQPNEVLWQ, from the coding sequence ATGACAAAGTTAGCTTTAGGTGTAGAGTATTTAGGTCAAGCCTATTGCGGTTGGCAGAAGCAGCATCATTGTTCGTCAGTACAAGCTCAGATAGAAAAAGCGCTTGGTTTTATTGCTAATCAACCTGTGGAGGTTTTTTGTGCTGGTCGCACCGACACGGGGGTTAATGCTGTGGGGCAGGTAGTGCATTTTGAATCATCGGTAGAAAGGCCGATAAACGCTTGGCTTGAAGGAACAAATACGCGCTTGCCTGACGATGTTAGAATAAGTTGGGTCACAACCGTTGATAAGCATTTTCATGCGCGCTTTAGTGCAGTAGCACGTCAATATCGATATGTGATTTTTAACCGACCCACACCTTGTGCTATTTTAACGGGTCGAGTAACTTGGGAGCGACATCCTTTGGATGTTAATAAAATGCATCAAGCCGCTCAATTGTTACTTGGGGAACAAGATTTTTCTTCATTTCGCGCCTCTGAATGTCAGGCATCTCACCCAAGACGAGAGGTGCAGATGGTAAGGGTGACAAGGCGGGGCGATTTTGTATTTATTGATATCAAAGCGAATGCGTTTTTACACCATATGGTGAGAAATATTGCGGGCACCTTAGTGCAGATTGGTCGAGGGCAGGCTGATCCATCTTGGGTTGAAACGTTATTAGCCCTTAAAGATCGTACTCAAGCAACGGTAACTGCTGCTGCCTCAGGTTTATATTTTGTAAATGCGTTTTACCCCAGTGAATTTGGTTTGCCAATAACGCAGCCTAATGAGGTACTTTGGCAATGA
- the trpB gene encoding tryptophan synthase subunit beta, which produces MTIDFSQFPDDKGHFGPYGGVFAPETLMAPLEELKQQYHALKADPDFLKELATDYQDYVGRPSPLYYAQRWSDKLGGAKIYLKREDLNHTGAHKINNTIGQALLAKHLGKTRIIAETGAGQHGVASATVAARLGLECVVYMGADDVVRQAPNVARMKMLGAQVVAVESGTRTLKDALNEAMRDWVTNVDDTFYIIGTVAGPHPYPMIVRDFQSIIGCEARQQHLEKEEGRLPDVVVACVGGGSNAMGLFHAFLPDESVRIIGVEAGGHGLETGEHAAPLCKGKPGVLHGNRTYLMQDENGQIMGTHSISAGLDYPGVGPELAWLKDIGRAKFVAINDDEAMQGWRDLTQLEGIIPALETSHALAYVTKLAPTMSKDQTIIVNLSGRGDKDMNTIAKIEGFEF; this is translated from the coding sequence ATGACTATAGATTTTTCACAATTTCCAGATGATAAAGGTCATTTTGGTCCTTATGGGGGTGTATTTGCACCAGAAACATTGATGGCACCGCTGGAAGAGTTAAAGCAGCAGTATCATGCGTTAAAAGCTGATCCTGATTTTCTTAAAGAGCTCGCTACGGATTATCAAGACTATGTTGGTCGCCCATCACCTCTTTATTATGCTCAGCGTTGGAGTGATAAACTCGGCGGCGCAAAAATATATTTAAAACGTGAAGACTTGAACCATACGGGTGCGCACAAAATAAACAATACGATTGGTCAAGCTCTGCTGGCCAAGCACCTAGGTAAAACGCGGATAATAGCCGAAACAGGTGCGGGGCAGCATGGAGTAGCTAGTGCCACCGTTGCAGCGCGTTTAGGTTTGGAGTGCGTCGTTTACATGGGAGCGGATGATGTTGTGCGTCAAGCGCCGAATGTCGCTCGCATGAAAATGCTAGGTGCACAGGTTGTGGCTGTGGAATCTGGAACACGTACATTAAAAGATGCGTTGAACGAAGCGATGCGTGATTGGGTAACAAATGTTGATGATACGTTTTATATAATTGGAACCGTTGCGGGTCCTCACCCTTATCCGATGATTGTGCGTGATTTCCAATCAATTATAGGCTGTGAAGCGAGACAGCAGCATCTTGAAAAAGAAGAGGGAAGATTGCCCGATGTGGTAGTTGCTTGCGTGGGTGGTGGTTCGAATGCAATGGGACTGTTCCATGCATTTTTACCTGATGAGTCCGTGCGTATTATTGGCGTTGAAGCAGGCGGGCATGGTTTAGAGACGGGTGAGCATGCTGCACCATTATGTAAAGGTAAGCCGGGTGTGCTTCATGGTAATCGAACCTATTTAATGCAAGACGAGAATGGGCAGATTATGGGTACACACTCTATTTCGGCAGGCTTAGACTATCCAGGCGTTGGACCTGAATTGGCCTGGCTAAAAGATATAGGGCGTGCAAAGTTTGTTGCGATTAATGATGACGAGGCCATGCAAGGTTGGCGTGATCTAACTCAATTAGAAGGTATTATTCCAGCTTTAGAAACTAGTCATGCCTTGGCTTATGTTACTAAACTGGCTCCCACGATGAGTAAGGATCAAACAATTATTGTTAATTTATCTGGGCGTGGGGATAAGGACATGAATACTATCGCTAAAATAGAAGGGTTTGAGTTTTAA
- the leuD gene encoding 3-isopropylmalate dehydratase small subunit, with protein MSLTQFNRLNAIVAPLDRANVDTDAIIPKQFLKSIKRSGFGPNLFDEWRYMDVGEPGQDSSNRPLNPDFVLNQPRYQGAKILLARENFGCGSSREHAPWALKDYGFDVVIAPSFADIFFNNCFKNGILPIVLTEEVVDQLFKQVETNVGYKLDVDLERQVLTTADKHEIAFEVDSFRRHCLLNGLDDIGLTLVHQQDIRNYETKRRQQAPWLFADN; from the coding sequence ATGAGCTTAACGCAATTTAATAGACTTAATGCAATTGTTGCGCCTTTAGATCGAGCGAATGTTGACACGGATGCGATTATTCCCAAACAGTTTTTAAAGTCGATAAAACGCAGTGGATTTGGGCCAAATTTGTTTGATGAGTGGCGTTATATGGATGTAGGTGAGCCTGGGCAGGATTCTTCAAACCGTCCACTTAACCCGGATTTTGTGTTAAATCAACCACGTTATCAGGGCGCAAAGATTCTGCTGGCGCGCGAGAATTTTGGTTGTGGTTCAAGCCGTGAACATGCTCCTTGGGCATTAAAAGATTATGGTTTTGATGTGGTGATTGCACCAAGCTTCGCGGATATTTTTTTTAATAACTGCTTTAAAAATGGCATTTTGCCGATTGTATTAACCGAAGAAGTGGTGGATCAGCTATTTAAGCAAGTTGAGACGAATGTAGGTTATAAACTGGATGTTGATCTTGAAAGGCAGGTACTCACAACGGCCGATAAGCATGAAATTGCATTTGAGGTAGACTCATTTAGGCGCCACTGCTTGCTTAACGGGTTGGATGATATAGGCTTAACGTTGGTTCACCAGCAAGATATTAGAAATTATGAAACTAAGCGTCGCCAGCAGGCACCTTGGTTATTTGCGGACAACTAA
- the accD gene encoding acetyl-CoA carboxylase, carboxyltransferase subunit beta, with product MSWFEKILPSIKQVTERKKNVPEGLWIKCPKCESVLYRSEVNRNQDVCPKCDHHMRLTARRRLEAFFDEGSSLEIAASVSPVDALKFKDQKKYKDRISIAQKTTGERDALIVQVGKIEGLEVVAAAFEFQFMGGSMGSVVGEKFVRAVNEAIERRCPLICFSASGGARMQEAMFSLMQMAKTSAALGRLRAQGLPYVSVLTDPTMGGVSASFAMLGDLNVAEPKALIGFAGPRVIEQTVREKLPEGFQRSEFLLEHGAIDRIIHRHNMAKELASICRILLKQ from the coding sequence ATGAGTTGGTTTGAAAAAATTCTGCCCAGCATTAAACAGGTAACTGAACGTAAAAAAAATGTTCCTGAGGGGTTGTGGATTAAGTGTCCAAAATGTGAAAGTGTATTGTATCGCTCTGAAGTTAACCGCAATCAAGATGTTTGCCCCAAGTGCGACCATCACATGCGCTTAACAGCTCGCCGTCGTTTGGAGGCTTTTTTTGACGAAGGCTCTAGCCTTGAAATTGCCGCTTCCGTTTCACCGGTTGATGCACTTAAATTTAAAGACCAGAAGAAATATAAAGATCGTATTTCTATTGCTCAAAAAACAACAGGTGAACGAGATGCACTTATTGTTCAGGTTGGGAAGATTGAGGGTTTAGAAGTGGTCGCGGCGGCATTTGAGTTCCAGTTTATGGGGGGGTCAATGGGCTCTGTGGTTGGGGAGAAGTTTGTTCGCGCAGTTAATGAGGCCATTGAGCGTCGCTGTCCTTTGATTTGTTTTTCTGCTAGTGGCGGTGCTCGGATGCAAGAAGCTATGTTTTCGTTGATGCAGATGGCTAAAACCAGTGCGGCTTTGGGGCGATTACGTGCGCAAGGGTTGCCCTATGTTTCAGTTTTGACAGACCCGACAATGGGTGGCGTATCCGCCAGTTTTGCCATGTTGGGTGACTTAAATGTGGCGGAACCCAAGGCGCTAATAGGTTTTGCCGGCCCTCGTGTTATTGAGCAAACTGTTCGTGAAAAGCTACCAGAAGGCTTCCAGCGCAGCGAGTTCCTTTTGGAGCATGGTGCTATTGATAGAATTATTCACCGTCACAATATGGCCAAGGAGCTAGCATCAATTTGTCGAATATTACTAAAACAATAG
- a CDS encoding phosphoribosylanthranilate isomerase, producing the protein MTYRTRVKICGITRVDDVLAAANAGADALGLVFYPPSPRSVSVAEAVQLVKNLPAFVTTTALFVDPHVDLVEQVINEVKVDLLQFHGQESAAFCRQFSRPYIKAIAMQSTTDLSALAETYHDAKGLLLDTYKPGVPGGTGEMFNWQWVPSNFIMPLILAGGLTPDNVAQAIQLTGVWAVDVSGGVEASKGIKSAEKVQQFINQAHA; encoded by the coding sequence ATGACATATAGAACACGTGTAAAAATTTGTGGTATTACCCGAGTAGATGATGTTTTAGCGGCGGCTAATGCCGGTGCTGATGCCCTAGGTTTAGTGTTTTACCCACCGAGCCCGCGATCAGTGTCCGTCGCTGAGGCTGTTCAGCTTGTCAAAAACCTTCCTGCTTTTGTGACTACAACGGCTTTATTTGTTGATCCGCACGTTGATTTGGTTGAGCAGGTAATCAACGAGGTTAAGGTTGATCTTTTGCAGTTTCATGGACAAGAATCGGCAGCATTTTGTCGTCAGTTCTCACGACCGTATATTAAGGCGATTGCTATGCAATCCACCACTGATTTGTCCGCCTTGGCAGAAACTTATCATGATGCAAAGGGGTTATTGCTTGATACTTATAAGCCAGGTGTTCCAGGTGGTACGGGCGAAATGTTCAATTGGCAGTGGGTGCCAAGCAACTTTATAATGCCGCTTATTTTAGCGGGTGGGCTTACACCGGATAATGTTGCACAAGCCATTCAGCTCACGGGTGTGTGGGCGGTAGATGTGAGTGGTGGAGTTGAGGCCAGTAAAGGGATTAAGTCAGCTGAAAAAGTTCAGCAATTTATTAACCAAGCGCATGCCTAA
- the trpA gene encoding tryptophan synthase subunit alpha — protein sequence MNKTNRISHRLALLKQQNQTALIPYITAGDPHPNLTVELMHLLVAQGANLIELGVPFSDPMADGPVIQKAVERALAHKVSLKQVLAMVKAFRDSDSDTPVILMGYLNPVEAMGFERFAQQAQAAGVDGVLTVDMPPDESEGYAQALKAHDLERIFLVSPTTPESRLEAVNQLGSGFVYYVSLKGVTGKGTVNTVEVATQVSKLKHKVGLPVGIGFGIRDAESAFNMAKIGDAVIIGSALVGLVEQHHQDPEAIKQALTDQMQLFKQSIARADQGDNNELV from the coding sequence ATGAATAAAACGAATCGAATTTCGCATCGCTTAGCGTTATTAAAGCAACAGAATCAAACTGCATTGATTCCTTACATCACTGCAGGTGATCCTCATCCTAACTTAACGGTTGAGTTGATGCACTTGCTCGTTGCACAAGGTGCGAACTTAATTGAGTTGGGTGTACCTTTTTCTGATCCGATGGCTGATGGCCCCGTTATTCAAAAAGCTGTTGAGCGCGCTTTAGCGCATAAGGTGAGCTTGAAGCAAGTGTTGGCTATGGTTAAAGCATTTAGAGACAGCGATTCTGACACGCCTGTTATTTTGATGGGATATTTAAATCCTGTTGAAGCAATGGGGTTTGAGCGTTTTGCTCAGCAAGCTCAAGCTGCTGGGGTTGACGGTGTCCTTACTGTCGATATGCCCCCAGATGAGTCTGAGGGATACGCACAAGCTTTAAAAGCACATGATTTAGAACGTATATTTTTGGTATCCCCAACCACCCCGGAGTCGCGTCTAGAGGCGGTTAATCAATTGGGTAGTGGCTTTGTTTATTATGTATCTTTAAAAGGGGTAACAGGCAAAGGTACGGTTAATACAGTTGAGGTGGCTACTCAGGTGAGTAAGTTAAAACACAAAGTTGGTTTACCTGTCGGAATCGGTTTTGGAATTCGTGATGCTGAGTCAGCTTTTAATATGGCGAAAATTGGTGATGCGGTCATAATTGGTTCTGCTTTAGTGGGTTTAGTTGAGCAACATCACCAGGACCCAGAAGCCATAAAACAAGCATTAACGGATCAAATGCAGTTATTTAAACAATCGATTGCACGCGCAGACCAAGGAGATAACAATGAGTTGGTTTGA